GCACGTTCCCATATTGTTCCCAGGTTAACTGAGGCACCTCCCAGGCGTTTGCTTTCATCTGCGGCTTCCATAAAGGCCAACAATTCGAGTGTCTCCTCACGGGGTACCGGGGGTTCGCCTGTATCAAAAAAATTTGCTATTTCCTTCAACAAAGGTTTATACCCCTGGTATTCGCCCAGTGTCGAATTACCCTCTTCCCCGAAAGCCATACCACCATAATCGTGTTTACCCTCGCGCATACCGCGGAAGGTACCTATACGTTTATTCTGCCAGAGGCCAACAACCATATCTGTGCCTTCGGTATAGACCCGTTCAACACTTTTACAACCTGTACCCATAACTGTATACAATAATTCTACGCCATGTATCCCATACCAGAATAGATCGGGATGGGTTTGCTCGATCGTGGCGGGACTATAAGTAGAAGCCCCCAAAACTTTTCCCAGTTTACCCCGGGCAATTGCCTGGGCATTGGCCGTGCCATGCCGCAAGGAGGAAGAAGAAAATATGGGTACATTGTACTGCTCTGCCTTATCGTATAGGATAATGGCATCGCTTAAAGAAGCCGTAACGGGTTTATCCACAAACATGGTTTTGCCTGCTTCCAGTACCGGCATGGCCTGCTCCAGATGCAGCCGCCCGTCATTGGTCTCCAGAAGTACGAAATCTACCTGGTCTATCAATTCTTCTATTGAATCCACGATCTCAACCCCCATCTCCTTTACCTTTTCTTTATACCCGGGTATCCGTTCATAGCTGGATCTGATGGTGCTGCTGCCTTTGGGATAAGCAGCTACAACACGATATCCTGCAAAGTCCTTATCGCCGTTATCCTCATTGAATGTCTGGGTAAAAGCAATAGAATGAGAAGTATCCAGGCCAATAATCCCTATTCTTTTATTATCGGCGGCAATATCGGACTTTCGCCCTGCAAACAACGGATTGCCCAGAAGGCTCATGCCGATGGTAGCCGAGGCGCTCGTTTTAATAAAATTACGCCGTGTTTGTTTTGTTTTCATATCAATGATTCTTTGTTAAATCCTAAAAATTATTTTTATACTTTAGGCTCCCAGCCGGGTTCATAGGTCCTGGCCCACATTTGCATGGCTTCACCGTCGCCTAAAATTCTTCCATTTTCGGGATTTGTTCTGAGCTTTCTGCCTAAAAACTGGGAAATATTACCCAGATGACAAAGCACATTACTCTTTTGAATTTCATCTATCGGGGCATTATTCTGTGAATTATCCTGTATGGCTTTAAGAAAATCATGCATATGCGCATCACTGACATCACCGCCTGCCTGCAGATCATCGGCCTCTTCAATATCTTCCTCACTGGATGTCACCGGATTTCCTTCCCGGTCAAAAACCTTATAAGAACTTCGCGAGAGGATC
This is a stretch of genomic DNA from Bacteroidales bacterium. It encodes these proteins:
- a CDS encoding Gfo/Idh/MocA family oxidoreductase; translation: MSLLGNPLFAGRKSDIAADNKRIGIIGLDTSHSIAFTQTFNEDNGDKDFAGYRVVAAYPKGSSTIRSSYERIPGYKEKVKEMGVEIVDSIEELIDQVDFVLLETNDGRLHLEQAMPVLEAGKTMFVDKPVTASLSDAIILYDKAEQYNVPIFSSSSLRHGTANAQAIARGKLGKVLGASTYSPATIEQTHPDLFWYGIHGVELLYTVMGTGCKSVERVYTEGTDMVVGLWQNKRIGTFRGMREGKHDYGGMAFGEEGNSTLGEYQGYKPLLKEIANFFDTGEPPVPREETLELLAFMEAADESKRLGGASVNLGTIWERARKEAGTRG